One genomic region from Cryomorphaceae bacterium encodes:
- a CDS encoding DUF3467 domain-containing protein, which yields MADENQNPKNQLSIELSEDVAEGVYSNLAIITHSNAEFVMDFVRVMPGVPKAKVKSRIVLTPQHAKRLMRALNDNIQKFESVHGRIEDTQGPEGNIPMNFGGPTAQA from the coding sequence ATGGCAGACGAAAATCAGAATCCCAAGAACCAGTTAAGCATAGAACTAAGCGAAGATGTAGCCGAAGGTGTATATTCAAACCTGGCTATTATTACGCACTCCAACGCAGAGTTTGTGATGGACTTTGTGCGGGTGATGCCCGGCGTACCCAAAGCCAAAGTTAAATCTCGTATTGTTCTTACCCCTCAGCACGCCAAGCGTTTGATGCGCGCTTTGAACGACAATATTCAGAAGTTTGAAAGCGTTCATGGCCGCATTGAAGATACCCAGGGCCCTGAGGGAAATATTCCGATGAACTTTGGCGGTCCTACCGCCCAGGCCTGA